TGTTTGTAAAGTAGAATATGGCAACTATTGCAATTACTGCTATTACTATGCCTATAGCTGTACCGTTTTTGCCCATTGTGGTATAATGTGATTTTTTTAATAAAACGTTAACGCATAAATCATCAGTTTCACAGCAAGTTAAAACATAATCACAGGTATTAGAAAACAATGTTCACTAGTATTTTAAAATAACAATGTTCGCTAGACTCGAATCATTGATCATTTAAAAAAATATCTATTTGTACATTCACAAAAAAATTTCTATTTATCCATTACTACTTTTAGTTACTGATGAGAGAGAAGTTTTACATAAATATTTTAAAAACAAAATGTTCACAATGAAAAAAGCTGTCGGTGTCGCACTTGGGATCCTGGCCTTTGTCATAGCTGGAGCTTCAGTGTATGGAATTTTTAGTTTAAATGAAACAATTCAGGCAAAACCAAATCAAATTCAAGTATCAAACTATTCGGCACAAATTGGTTCATTACAACCACAAATCAATTCAATTAGTAACAATGTGTCATCTTTGAATACACTAAAGGGTGACATCACAGACATTAGGGGAAAATTATTTGATTTGGAATCCAAGATAAGTCAGGCACAACAAACTTCAGTGTCTGTGAAACCGGAAATACTCACAAGCCAGTCTACCTATTTCCCAGGTGAAATATTATACATTGTAGCAATTGGTTTTGATCCACAAGAAGCAGTTCAAATACAATTACTTGACAATTATGGATTTGCAATAATGCAAAAAGATGTTTTAACAGATTCATCTGGAAGAGTTTTGGATTATCTACAACTACCTAGCAATCTAGAACCAGGAAGCTTTCAGGTTAAACTAGTCTCAGGACAGCTTACGGCCTCACAATCAGTTACAATCATGCAATCAAGTCCAGTCTCTGTGTCATCATCTTATCCGTCATATCTATTCACTGCACAAACAGACAAGACCATATATCAAACAGGAGAAGAAATTGGGATCTTTGGAATAGGCGTTCCTAACACCAGTGTTACGGCCATTCTCACAAGTCCATTAGGGACAACATCCGAAGCAGTTACGACGGTGCAATCGTATGGCACTTATAACATGTTTTTTTCTGATTCACCGCCTTTTGAGACAGGAACTTGGTCGATAGTAGTAAAAGATCAAGGAATAGAAAAAATACTCTTTGTCACTGTACAATTGGGCAATTCTAGTCCGCCTACATTTACCGCACAAACCGATAAGACCATATATAAAAAAGGAGACCTAATTCAGATTTCTGGAACAGGTCCATCTTATGCCAGTGTAAATACTATCTTGACAAGCCCATCGGGAATAAAATACAATGGTGCTGCTACCATAAACTTTGACGGATCATACAATATTGATTATTCTACTTTGCCTTCATTTGAAACAGGAAATTGGTACGTCACACTCGCCGAAGGATCACAAGTAAAAGTAATCTCAATCTTTTTGGAGCCATGAAAATGAAAAAAGCTGTTGGTGTCGCACTTGGCATCTTGGCCTTTGTCATAGCTGGAGCTTCAGTGTATGGAATTTTTAGTTTAAATGAAACAATTCAGGCAAAACCAAATCAAATTCAAGTATCAAATTATTCGGCACAAATTGGTTCACTACAACCACAAATCAATTCAATTAGTAACAATGTGTCATCTTTGAATACACTAAAGGGTGACATCACAGACATTAGGGGAAAATTATCTGATCTGGAATCCAAGATAAGTCAAGCACAGCAACCTCCTTTGGCATCTGTGAAACCTGTAGTAGTATTGGGCAGGTCTATTTATCTTCAAGGTGACAGTGCATACATAAGTGCCGCTGGTCTTGATCCACAAGAAGCAGTTCAAATACAATTACTTGACAATAATGGATTTGTAGTAATTCAAGAACAGAGCAGGTCAGATTCAGCTGGAAGATTGACATTAAGTCTACCACTTCCGAGCACCGTGGCACCAGGAAACTTTCTGATCAAGATAATCTCAGGTCAACAAACGGCTTTGCAGCCAATTGTGATTGTATCCTCAACTCAGAGTTCAGGTTCTGTACTATTAACTGGTTCATATCCGTTCTTTGCACAAACAGATCAGACTGTGTATCTGCCAAGTGGTACAATTAAGGTCACTGGTACTGGTGTGCCAAACACCACCATTACTGGTACTCTGACAGGTCCATCAGAAAGAACATACACTTCAAACACAACGATAAGGGCTGATGGCACTTTTGCCATATTTTATTCCGATCCACGCACTTTTGACACAGGATACTGGCATGTCACTTTGAACAGTCAAGGACTAACCAAAGTACTTTATCTTAGAATAATACCGCCAATTATTAGTTCATCTGGCAGTTGGTACCCATTTACTGCACAGACTAGCTCTTCCATTTACCAAGCAGGAGACCAAATTACTGTTTCAGGAAGTGGTGCACCTTACACCACAGTTAATTCTGTTTTGACAAGTCCATCAGGAATAACATACACATCTACTACGACGACAAGATCTGATGGTTCTTACCGTCTGTCCTATTTTACGTCACAATCATCTGAATTGGGATATTGGACTGTCAACTTAGCCAACCAAGGACAAACCAAGCAAGTTTTCATTTATCTTGGAGAACCTGGTAGTACATCAAGTGGTAGTTCTTCCACCACGTTTACAGCACAAACTGACAGGATAATCTACAAGCAGGGAGACCAAATTACCATTTCAGGAACAGGCAAGCCTTACACTGCAGTCAAGGCAACTTTGACAAGCCCATCAGGAATAACATATGATAATGCTGTCACTGCACATCTTGATGGCTCATACGTTCTTTCCTTTACTACATCACCAGTATATGAAACAGGAAATTGGTACATCTCAATAACTAATTGGTCGCTAACAAAAATAATTTCTATATATTTAGAACCAATGAATTGAGAAATAATTTCTATTGAAATGTTGTAACAAAGACAAGTAATGGAATCCTTGAGCTAAAGAATAGAACAAAATCACTTTGTCACGAAAAATTGTTATGAGAATTAACTGAGAAAAGCTGCGTCAATCTTATTTATTATAATTACACTTATTCAATATGGTCACAATCAGTGAAACATACAAATTAACTTGTGTATGTGAACATGATCTCATAGACCACATAGGTCAGAAAGAAGGTTTTCTCTGCAATCAGCAACATTGTATATGTAGGTTTTATCACCAACAAAGAAAGACATAGGGAAATCCTCCTAAATTTTATTTTTCTAGAGAGATCCTATTTCATTATAATTACATTTTTCATCAGTTAAATTGAAATTATGATGCCACTCGAAGAAATCTTTCTTCAACCTCAGTCCAGTTTATTGTATTCCACCAAGCTTGTATGTAATCAGCTCGCCTGTTTTGATACTTGAGATAATACGCATGCTCCCAAACATCTAATCCCAATAACGGAATGGCACTTTGTGTATAAGGACTGGTCTGGTTTTCCGTTGTTCTAAATTCTATTCTGGAAAAAGTTTGATTGTAAACTAGCCAGCCCCAACCGCTGCCTTGTATTGCAGCTGTACCGGTTGAAAATTTTTCTTTAAACTCTTTGAAGCTGCCAAAGTAAATCTTTATCTCATCAGCAAGTCTGCCTCCTGGCTCTCCTCCACCATTTGGTTTCATGCTCTCCCAAAACAATCTGTGATTTTCAAATCCACCGCCGTAAAAATTAATTGCATTTCTTGCGTTTTCAGGAACAGAACTTAGATCTGATAAAATTCCAACAATATAGTTTTTGTGAGTTAGAGCGTTAATACTTTGTAAAGCTGCATTTAGGCCATCTGCATAAGCTTGGTGATGCTTGGTGTAATGTATCTCCATTGTCTTTGCATCTATGTGTGGTTCTAGTGCATCATACGAATATGGTAATGGTGGCACAACATATTTTCCCATGATTTTTCTTTGAAAAATTCGTCTTATATCCTAACTGACCAAATCTGCCCAAAGTATTAATCATAACCATTCTCACCCACTAGTGTGAAAATAGAACAAAAAATAGAACCTGATCTCCAAAAGCCCCTAATTATTGCAGCCATGCAAGACATGGGAGATGTTGGAAGTATTGTTGTTGATTTTATTAACAAAGGCCTTGACACATATCCGTTCAGAGAAATTTCTTCGTTACTTCCAGGATATGTAATTGACAATGGCGGTTTCATCGAATTACCAGAAGAAAAATGGGAATATCGGTATGCCAAAGATACTATTGTCTTTGGTGGCGGCGCAGGACAACCACAAACAAACGAAGAACTAAACGCATTATGCCAGGATGTGATTGACATTGCAAAAAAATATTCTGCTAGATTCATCTATACGGTAGGAGGATTTCACACAAACCGTGATTTTGGAAAGGAGCCAAAAACATTTGTTACAACAACCTCTGCAAGCCTTGCAGACAGGGTAAGAAAATTAGGCGTAGATACCACCCCTGAACAATCTATTATCACTGGTTTTAATGGACTCATTCTTGGGTTTGCAAAACAAAACAACATTGAAGGTATAGGGCTGTATGGCGAGCTAAATGATCCAAAGATGCCTCAATACCGCTCAGCTAAGAGCGTCATTAAAACATTGGAGAAACTAACATACCAGAAATTTGGTAACACTACAGAATTTGATGTGATGGCAGACGCAGTTGAAGATAAGGTGCGCACTAAAGGGTCTCTTGATATCTGATTTTTTATTTAGATTGTTGCTGATAAAATTCGTAGCTAGAAAATTCTTTTTTAATTGGCAGTATAGATGAATTGTGAATACATTTGAAAGATTATGATTTTGAAGGCAAGGTTGTCCTGATTACTGGAGGAACCGGAGCATTAGGTAGAGAAGCTAGCTTGTCATTTCTAAAATCAAATGCAGTTGCAGCAATAACTCATGTTACTGATAGAGAAATTTCACAACTTGAATCAACACTTGGGGATTTGATGAAAAAAGTGATGCTAATTAAAGCAGATATCGGTGATGAAGAACAGGTAGAGAAAACTGTATCTGACATTGTTAAAAAATATGGCCGCATTGATATTTTGATAAATGTGGTTGG
The window above is part of the Nitrosopumilaceae archaeon genome. Proteins encoded here:
- a CDS encoding superoxide dismutase; its protein translation is MGKYVVPPLPYSYDALEPHIDAKTMEIHYTKHHQAYADGLNAALQSINALTHKNYIVGILSDLSSVPENARNAINFYGGGFENHRLFWESMKPNGGGEPGGRLADEIKIYFGSFKEFKEKFSTGTAAIQGSGWGWLVYNQTFSRIEFRTTENQTSPYTQSAIPLLGLDVWEHAYYLKYQNRRADYIQAWWNTINWTEVEERFLRVAS
- a CDS encoding PAC2 family protein, producing MQDMGDVGSIVVDFINKGLDTYPFREISSLLPGYVIDNGGFIELPEEKWEYRYAKDTIVFGGGAGQPQTNEELNALCQDVIDIAKKYSARFIYTVGGFHTNRDFGKEPKTFVTTTSASLADRVRKLGVDTTPEQSIITGFNGLILGFAKQNNIEGIGLYGELNDPKMPQYRSAKSVIKTLEKLTYQKFGNTTEFDVMADAVEDKVRTKGSLDI